The Nocardia sp. NBC_01503 sequence CGCCGCCGCCGTCGGGCGTGATGCTAGCGAAATAACCTATGCCGCTCTCGATTCCGCGAATCGAAGCAGCCGGGTCGGATGACGCCGCCGCGACCGCCGGTGCGGCTTCCGGCTGAGCCTGTGCGATTCCTGTTGCGGCGCAGGTGATTCCCACTGCCAGTGTGGCGATTACGGCGGTGTCGAGTGCGCTTCGAAGGTTGCCACGCCGAATGGTGTTGTGCCGCATAGCTGTCGGAAAGGATCCGAGATTCATCGGAGGCCGCCCATGCCCGCGCCGATGACCGCCCCCGCGATGCCGCCGGTCGCACCCCAGGTGAGGCAGGTCAGCGGGGTCAGGGGGAATGCGATAACGGTGACGATCTGAAGGGTTGCGCCGATGCCGCAACCGATTACAGCGCCCTGGACCGCTCCGGCGATGGCGGAGGCGGCGACGCTGTCGGCGCGGCTGGGGGCCACGCCCAGGGAGCGGGCGTACTGGGAGATATCGGCTTCGGGGCGGGCGAAGGTGGAGTTGATCTGGTCGATCTGGTCCGTATTCAGGAAATCGGGTGCGGCCATGGAGAGATCACCCGCGCGCAGCACCTTCGGATCGGGCACGATCTCCGCGAGCTGCGGTGCGGGCTCGGGGGCGTGCAGCGTCTCCGGTTGCAGCGGTGCGATGTATTCCCGTTGCGGTACTTGGCGATACGGCGCGTTGTAATCGGAAGCCGGTGCCACGCCGTGCGCGTCGTCGGCGGGTGAGACGTAATCCGATGGCGGCGGCGTCTTCACGGCGGCGGGCGCGGGCGGCTTGGTCACGCCGGGCTGGATCGGGCCGGGGGACTGGTTGCCCGGATTGGGTGTGGTGACACCCGGCTGCGGGGTGATGAACTGCGGCTGCGCCACCGCCTGCTCCGATGCGGCCTGCGCGGTCGCGCTCCCGGCGACCACCGCCACCAGTGGGACCACGCCCATCGCCGCACGGGCGGCCATGCGCTGAGTCGTCGTCTGCCTGCGGTGTTTCGCCATATGAGTCCCCGAACCCTTCAATGCACTGTTTTCGACCGCGCGACCGCACGCCGGTGGGATAGCTGTTCGATAACCCCCCGGTCAGCGCGTGTCACGCCAACTGCCGTGCTCGCGATTTCGATTCTCGTACAGCGGAATCGGTATGCGGGCAGGACAATTCACCCCGCAGTACATCGGGGTTCATAAGCGCATGTCAAACGATCGAGAGCGGCTGAGTCGCGGATCACAAACGACCGCTGGAAGAGTCGGGCGGTATCAGCCGAGAGCGGCCAGGGCCATTCGGCGTAGTACCGGGCGGGCGCGGGTGGCGGTAGCGGCGGGGGCGCTGTGTGGGGTGGAGTTGATCAGGCCGAAGGTGGCGTGCGCCTGGACGCGCGCGGTGGCCTCCGGTAGGTCGGGGTGTAGATCCCGCAGTACGGCGACCCAGACCTCCACGTATTGCCGCTGGGTGCGGCGCACCTGGCGGCGCGCGGCCTCGGGCAGATTCTCCAGATCGCGATCCTGGATACGAATGAGTTCGGGCTCGCCCAGCGCGAAGTCGAGATGGAAATCGATCAGCGCGTCGAGCGCGGCGGCGGGGGAGTCCGCCTCGGCCGCGACCGCGCTCCCGCCGTCGAGCAGGCGCTGACTGATCCCGACCAGCAACTCCACCAGCAGCGCTTCCTTATTGGGGAAGTGCCGGTACACCGCGGGTCCGCTGATACCCGCCGCCGCGCCCAGATCGTCCAGGCGCATGCCGAGGAATCCGCGGTCCGCGATCAACCGCGCGCCCGCTTCCAGCAGCTGTTCCCGCCGCTGGGCTTTGAGCTGTTCGCGCCGGGTTTGGGGCACGGTTTCCGTGTTGTTCACCGCGGGCTCCCTTCCTCGGTCCTGGACAACTCAGTTAGTGAAGATTATCTTATATTCCAGTTATTGGCGATTAACCGAGTGGCAGGATGGCGGCATGACGGTGACTGGGGAGGTGCGCACCGGAAATCGGGCCGCGCATCACGCGCTGGTCGATGAGCTGCGCGAACGCTTGGCGGTCAGCGCGCTGGGCGGTCCGGACAGGGCACGTGAGCGGCATTTGGCGCGTGGGAAGCTGCTGCCCAGGCAGCGCGTGGATCAGCTGCTCGATCCCGGCTCACCATTCCTGGAGCTGTCGCCGCTGGCGGCCACCGGCATGTACGGGGACGAATGCCCGGGCGCGGGTGTGATCGGCGGTATCGGCCGGGTCTCCGGGCGCGAATGCGTGATCATCGCCAATGACGCCACCGTCAAGGGCGGCACCTACTACCCGATGACGGTGAAGAAGCATCTGCGGGCGCAGGAGGTGGCGCTGCAGAACAATCTGCCCTGTATCTACCTGGTCGACTCGGGTGGCGCGTTCCTGCCCAAGCAGGATGAGGTCTTCCCGGATCGCGAACACTTCGGCCGCATCTTCTTCAATCAGGCGAATATGAGCGCCAAGGGGATCGCGCAGATCTCCGCGGTCATGGGTTCGTGCACGGCGGGCGGCGCGTACGTCCCGGCCATGAGCGATGAGACCGTCATCGTGCGCGATCAGGGCACCATCTTCCTGGGCGGCCCGCCGCTGGTGAAGGCCGCCACCGGTGAGGTGGTCACCGCCGAGGAGCTGGGCGGCGGCGAATTGCATTCGCGCACTTCAGGTGTGACCGATCATCTGGCCGAGAGTGATCAGGACGCGCTGCGCATCGTCCGCGATATCATTGCCACCCTTGGCCCCAAGACCCCCACGCCGTGGGAGGTGCGCCCGGTCGTCGATGCCATCGCGCCGCAGGATGAGCTGTACGACATTGTGCCCGTTGATCTCCGGACCCCGTATGACGTCCGCGATGTGATCACGCGGATGGTCGACGGCGGCGAATTCGGTGAGTTCAAAGCCGAATACGGTCGCACCCTGGTCACCGGCTTCGCACACATCCACGGCCATCCGGTCGGCATCGTCGCCAATAACGGCGTGCTGTTCAGCGAATCCGCCATGAAGGGCGCGCACTTCATCGAGCTCTGCGATAAGCGCAAGATCCCGCTGCTGTTCCTGCAGAACATCACCGGCTTCATGGTCGGCCGCGATTACGAAGCGGGCGGTATCGCCAAGCACGGTGCGAAGATGGTCACCGCGGTGGCGTGCGCCCGGGTGCCGAAGCTGACCGTGGTCATCGGCGGCTCGTACGGTGCGGGCAACTACTCCATGTGCGGGCGCGCGTATTCGCCGCGCTTCCTGTGGATGTGGCCCAATGCCCGCATCTCCGTCATGGGTGGTGAACAGGCCGCCTCGGTGCTGGCCACCGTGCGCGGCGAACAGCTGGACAGCTCGGGCAAGCCCTGGTCGGACGAGGATCAGGAGGCGTTCAAGGCCCCTATTCGCGACCAGTACGAGGCGCAGGGCAATCCCTACTACTCGACCGCCCGGCTCTGGGACGATGGCGTCATCGACCCCGCCGATACCAGAACAGTTGTCGGCCTGGCGCTTTCGGCGTGCGCGCAAGCGCCCCTCGAAGACGTCTCCTACGGCGTCTTCAGGATGTGATCGCCTTGATGAACAAAGCACACCCCGTCGCCTTCGATACGGTGCTGGTCGCCAATCGCGGTGAGATCGCGGTGCGAGTCATTCGCACCCTGCGCGCCATGGGAATTCGCTCGGTCGCGGTGTACAGCGATGCCGATGTCAATGCCCGGCATGTGCACGAGGCCGATATCGCGGTGCGGCTCGGCCCGGCCCCGGCGCGCGAGTCCTATCTGGATATCGCCAAGGTCGTGGAGGCCGCGGTGCGCTCCGGCGCACAGGCCGTGCACCCGGGATATGGCTTCCTGTCGGAGAATCCGGCCTTCGCGGCGGCGCTCGACGCGGCCGATATCGTCTTCCTCGGACCGCCGACCCGGGCCATCGAGATCATGGGCGACAAGATCGCCGCCAAGAACGCGGTTTCGGCCTACGGAGTCCCCGTGGTGCCGGGTATCGCCCGGCCCGGTCTCACCGATGCCGAATTGATCGAGGCGGCAGCCGAAGTCGGCTATCCGGTGCTGGTGAAGCCGTCCGCCGGTGGCGGCGGTAAGGGTATGCGCCGGGTCGAGGATCCGGCCCTGCTGCCCGAGGCCCTGATCAGCGCCCGCCGCGAGGCCGGTGCGGCCTTCGGTGACGACACCCTGTTCCTGGAGCGATTCGTCAACCGCCCCAGGCATATCGAGGTGCAGGTCCTCGCCGACGAATTCGGCCAGGTGCTGCATCTGGGCGAGCGCGAATGCAGTCTGCAGCGCCGCCATCAGAAGGTGATCGAGGAGGCTCCGTCACCACTGCTGGATGCCCGCACCCGGGCTCGGATCGGCGCGGCCGCCTGCAATACCGCGCGCAGCGTGGACTATGTCGGCGCGGGCACCGTGGAGTTCATCGTCTCCGCCGACAGGCCGGACGAGTTCTTCTTCATGGAGATGAATACCCGTCTGCAGGTGGAGCATCCGGTCACCGAGCTGATCACCGGCGTGGACCTGGTCGAGTGCCAGGTGCGGATCGCCGCGGGTCAGAAGCTGGCGGTCGGCCAGGAGGACATCAAGCTCACCGGCCATGCCATCGAGGCGCGGGTGTACGCCGAGGATCCCGGTCGCGGCTTCCTGCCCACCGGCGGCACCGTGCTGGCGCTGTCCGAGCCGGAAGGTAAAGGCGTGCGCGTGGATTCGGGTCTGCGCGCCGGAACCGTGGTCGGCACCGACTACGATCCGATGCTCTCCAAGGTCATCACGCACGCCGGTGACCGTGACTCCGCTATCAAGAAACTCGATGCGGCCCTGCGGGATACGCAGATCCTGGGCGTTCGCGCCAATATCGATTTCCTGCGCTTCCTGCTCGCCGATCCGGACGTGCGGGCCGGAGCCCTGGATACCGGCCTGCTGGATCGGCGCGCGGTCGACTTCGCGCCCGCGGCCGCAAGTGACGCCCAATTCATCGCCGCCGCAACGGATCTGTGGTTGCGCCACTGGCCTACCGGTGCGGCCGATCCCTGGTCCATCCCGAACGGCTGGCGGGTGGGCGCGCACGCACCCACCGGCTTCCGGTTGAGCTCCGGTGATCGCACCGCGCACGTCTACCTCTCGGGTACCCCCGATCAGGCAACGGCCTGGCTGGAGGATGGCGAAAAGCACTCGCTGACAGCCGCGTCCGACGGTGACTGGCTCACCGTCACGCTCGACGGACTGCGCGGACGCTACCGCGTCGCCACCGCCGGCGATCAGCTCTGGGTGGCCGACGCCACCGGCGTCGCCCAGTTGCGCGAGGTCGCCGAGGCCGATGTCCGCGGCGGCGGCGAACACGTCGGCGATGCCGAGATCACCAGCCCCATGCCGGGTTCGGTCATCGCGGTACCCGCCGTCGACGGCGCCGAGGTCGCGGCGGGAGCGCCGATCGTCATTGTCGAAGCCATGAAAATGGAGCACACCCT is a genomic window containing:
- a CDS encoding carboxyl transferase domain-containing protein; amino-acid sequence: MTVTGEVRTGNRAAHHALVDELRERLAVSALGGPDRARERHLARGKLLPRQRVDQLLDPGSPFLELSPLAATGMYGDECPGAGVIGGIGRVSGRECVIIANDATVKGGTYYPMTVKKHLRAQEVALQNNLPCIYLVDSGGAFLPKQDEVFPDREHFGRIFFNQANMSAKGIAQISAVMGSCTAGGAYVPAMSDETVIVRDQGTIFLGGPPLVKAATGEVVTAEELGGGELHSRTSGVTDHLAESDQDALRIVRDIIATLGPKTPTPWEVRPVVDAIAPQDELYDIVPVDLRTPYDVRDVITRMVDGGEFGEFKAEYGRTLVTGFAHIHGHPVGIVANNGVLFSESAMKGAHFIELCDKRKIPLLFLQNITGFMVGRDYEAGGIAKHGAKMVTAVACARVPKLTVVIGGSYGAGNYSMCGRAYSPRFLWMWPNARISVMGGEQAASVLATVRGEQLDSSGKPWSDEDQEAFKAPIRDQYEAQGNPYYSTARLWDDGVIDPADTRTVVGLALSACAQAPLEDVSYGVFRM
- a CDS encoding SACE_7040 family transcriptional regulator — protein: MNNTETVPQTRREQLKAQRREQLLEAGARLIADRGFLGMRLDDLGAAAGISGPAVYRHFPNKEALLVELLVGISQRLLDGGSAVAAEADSPAAALDALIDFHLDFALGEPELIRIQDRDLENLPEAARRQVRRTQRQYVEVWVAVLRDLHPDLPEATARVQAHATFGLINSTPHSAPAATATRARPVLRRMALAALG
- a CDS encoding acetyl/propionyl/methylcrotonyl-CoA carboxylase subunit alpha, with protein sequence MNKAHPVAFDTVLVANRGEIAVRVIRTLRAMGIRSVAVYSDADVNARHVHEADIAVRLGPAPARESYLDIAKVVEAAVRSGAQAVHPGYGFLSENPAFAAALDAADIVFLGPPTRAIEIMGDKIAAKNAVSAYGVPVVPGIARPGLTDAELIEAAAEVGYPVLVKPSAGGGGKGMRRVEDPALLPEALISARREAGAAFGDDTLFLERFVNRPRHIEVQVLADEFGQVLHLGERECSLQRRHQKVIEEAPSPLLDARTRARIGAAACNTARSVDYVGAGTVEFIVSADRPDEFFFMEMNTRLQVEHPVTELITGVDLVECQVRIAAGQKLAVGQEDIKLTGHAIEARVYAEDPGRGFLPTGGTVLALSEPEGKGVRVDSGLRAGTVVGTDYDPMLSKVITHAGDRDSAIKKLDAALRDTQILGVRANIDFLRFLLADPDVRAGALDTGLLDRRAVDFAPAAASDAQFIAAATDLWLRHWPTGAADPWSIPNGWRVGAHAPTGFRLSSGDRTAHVYLSGTPDQATAWLEDGEKHSLTAASDGDWLTVTLDGLRGRYRVATAGDQLWVADATGVAQLREVAEADVRGGGEHVGDAEITSPMPGSVIAVPAVDGAEVAAGAPIVIVEAMKMEHTLTAPVAGRVELLVEAGAQVKLEQPLARIITADSQENTAS